A single region of the Dehalococcoides mccartyi genome encodes:
- a CDS encoding bifunctional mannosyl-3-phosphoglycerate synthase/mannosyl-3 phosphoglycerate phosphatase: MRIESLRPAEHLGNVTIHGVRRFLELDSGAPSLPHLQESREVEMVDQQAISDVEKKMAIILPIKDEDLKVFEGVLSGVPHDCLMIVISNSSKQEVDNFKNEKDIVNRFCRITHRQAIVVHQKNPELANAIADAGYPELLGEDGLIRSGKAEGMILGIILTMFSGREYVGFIDTDNYIPGAVWEYAKHFATGFNLAQSPYSMVRVLWKYKPKLVGELYFKRWGRVSEVTNKHLNHLISSKGKFETEIIKTGNAGEHAMSIELAKRLTYGTGYAVETKEIMSILEQFSGILPIEDREVAEEGVEILQTETINPHLHEDKGGDHLIQDMLLPSLAVIYHSPLADEAGRKMIETQLAGIEGMESNPEIPHIKLIPPPQKMDLAKFSAVIEKYLPQMVLPDGELISRVARPSRLPSSGQFKKIVYTDLDGTLLNPLTYSYSTALDALRLLKDKELPLVFCSAKTMGEQDLYRNELGIKDPFITENGGAIFIPKDYFRLPFAYDRVAGNYLVIELGMNYKDIRHILKKALAEACTEIENSEKAGNIFITSFGDMSVEDVSRLTDLNLKQAELAKQREYSETVHIEGDKRSTNIVLNHIQQSGLEYSFGGRFYEVTGGNDKGKAIKILNELFRLNFGNIHTFGLGDSENDYSMLETVDSPILVQRPGNKWHKMRLRNPSYVRGVGPEGFSRAVTDIILPME; the protein is encoded by the coding sequence ATGCGAATTGAAAGCCTGCGCCCCGCCGAACATCTGGGAAACGTAACCATACACGGCGTAAGGCGTTTTTTAGAACTTGATTCCGGTGCTCCCAGCCTGCCACACCTGCAGGAGAGCCGCGAAGTAGAGATGGTAGACCAACAGGCTATTTCAGATGTTGAAAAGAAAATGGCTATCATCCTGCCTATAAAGGACGAAGACCTGAAGGTTTTTGAAGGTGTACTGAGCGGCGTACCCCATGACTGTCTGATGATAGTTATCAGCAACAGCTCCAAACAGGAAGTGGATAATTTCAAGAATGAAAAAGACATAGTAAACCGCTTCTGCCGTATAACCCACCGCCAGGCTATAGTTGTCCACCAGAAAAACCCCGAACTGGCAAATGCTATTGCAGATGCCGGCTACCCCGAACTGCTGGGGGAAGACGGGCTTATCCGCAGCGGCAAGGCAGAGGGTATGATACTGGGTATTATACTGACTATGTTCAGCGGGCGGGAATACGTGGGTTTTATAGATACCGACAACTACATACCGGGGGCAGTTTGGGAATACGCAAAACATTTCGCCACCGGTTTTAATCTGGCTCAGTCGCCATATTCCATGGTAAGGGTGCTCTGGAAGTACAAGCCCAAGCTGGTAGGAGAACTATATTTCAAACGCTGGGGACGGGTGTCAGAGGTTACCAATAAACACCTCAATCACCTGATATCCAGCAAGGGTAAATTTGAAACCGAGATAATCAAAACCGGCAATGCCGGTGAACATGCCATGAGCATAGAGCTGGCTAAACGCCTGACTTACGGTACAGGTTATGCGGTGGAAACCAAAGAGATTATGTCCATACTGGAACAATTCAGCGGCATATTGCCTATAGAAGACAGGGAAGTAGCTGAAGAAGGGGTGGAAATACTCCAGACTGAAACCATTAATCCTCACCTTCACGAGGACAAGGGCGGCGACCACCTGATACAGGATATGCTTTTACCCAGTCTGGCGGTCATATATCACAGCCCTCTGGCTGACGAAGCCGGTCGGAAAATGATTGAAACCCAACTGGCAGGAATTGAGGGAATGGAAAGCAACCCTGAGATACCCCATATAAAGCTGATTCCTCCCCCCCAGAAAATGGACCTGGCGAAGTTTTCAGCTGTTATTGAAAAGTATCTGCCCCAGATGGTTTTGCCGGACGGAGAGCTCATTTCACGGGTAGCCCGCCCTTCCCGCCTGCCTTCATCAGGACAATTTAAAAAGATTGTATATACTGACTTGGACGGCACTCTGCTGAACCCTTTGACTTATTCATATTCAACCGCACTGGATGCCCTGCGTTTGTTAAAAGACAAAGAACTGCCTCTAGTATTCTGTTCTGCCAAGACCATGGGGGAACAAGACCTGTACCGCAACGAACTGGGTATAAAAGACCCCTTTATAACTGAAAACGGGGGAGCTATATTTATCCCCAAAGATTACTTCCGCCTGCCCTTTGCTTATGACAGAGTAGCCGGGAATTATCTGGTGATTGAACTGGGAATGAACTACAAAGATATCCGCCATATTCTTAAAAAAGCCTTGGCGGAAGCCTGCACCGAGATAGAAAACTCTGAAAAAGCCGGCAATATATTTATTACCAGCTTCGGGGATATGTCTGTGGAGGATGTCAGCCGCCTTACTGACCTTAACCTGAAACAGGCTGAACTGGCCAAACAGCGTGAATACAGTGAAACCGTACACATAGAGGGTGATAAGAGAAGCACCAATATTGTTTTGAACCATATACAGCAAAGCGGGCTGGAATATAGTTTCGGGGGACGTTTTTACGAAGTCACCGGCGGGAATGACAAAGGCAAAGCCATAAAGATACTAAACGAACTTTTCCGCCTGAATTTCGGCAATATCCACACCTTTGGTCTGGGTGACAGCGAAAATGACTATTCCATGCTGGAAACGGTGGACTCTCCCATACTGGTGCAACGCCCCGGCAACAAATGGCACAAGATGCGATTGCGTAATCCCAGTTATGTCAGAGGGGTGGGGCCGGAGGGTTTCAGCCGGGCAGTTACTGACATAATACTGCCCATGGAATAA